A single Acidimicrobiia bacterium DNA region contains:
- a CDS encoding ABC transporter ATP-binding protein, translating to MTVVEIVGLHKEYKRFRHEPTLAVDGLDLTVGEPGQVVGFLGPNGSGKTTTIRCLLGLIRPTAGTVRLLGHDMPHGAAAALDRVGALVENPKFFEEFTGQRNLRLLGRIRGIKTQSIEDILAQVGLADAADMKVRKYSLGMKQRLGVAATLLKDPELLVLDEPANGLDPAGIVEMRRMLRDLADGGKTVFVSSHQLGEIEQVCDDLVIIDHGKVVASGPVDQIVDASAMETSVITIDDPTAAIEALVAAGFEAQAKAKNQVVVEPAPENPADLTKILADAGLYLRGLRSEGRSLEEVFLSLTEGRSGDVRS from the coding sequence ATGACCGTTGTTGAGATTGTTGGGTTGCATAAGGAGTACAAACGTTTTCGGCATGAACCCACTTTGGCTGTTGACGGGCTAGATCTCACGGTGGGTGAACCGGGCCAAGTGGTTGGTTTTTTGGGTCCTAATGGTTCAGGAAAAACCACCACCATTCGTTGCTTGCTGGGCTTGATTCGCCCCACGGCCGGCACGGTGCGGTTGCTGGGTCACGACATGCCGCATGGGGCCGCTGCTGCTTTGGATCGTGTCGGAGCTTTGGTGGAGAATCCAAAGTTTTTTGAAGAGTTCACTGGTCAACGCAACTTGCGGCTCTTGGGGCGTATCCGGGGCATCAAGACCCAATCTATTGAAGACATTTTGGCCCAAGTGGGTCTGGCTGATGCTGCCGACATGAAGGTCCGTAAATACAGCCTGGGGATGAAGCAACGCCTAGGGGTGGCCGCTACTTTGCTTAAAGACCCCGAGTTGCTGGTGCTTGACGAGCCGGCGAACGGTTTAGACCCGGCGGGCATTGTCGAAATGCGGCGCATGCTACGCGACTTGGCTGATGGCGGCAAAACCGTGTTTGTTTCTAGTCATCAACTGGGTGAGATTGAACAGGTTTGTGACGATTTAGTCATTATTGACCATGGCAAGGTGGTGGCTTCGGGGCCGGTGGATCAGATTGTGGATGCTTCGGCCATGGAAACTTCGGTTATCACCATAGACGACCCCACCGCAGCCATTGAAGCGCTTGTTGCGGCCGGTTTCGAAGCCCAGGCCAAAGCAAAAAATCAGGTAGTGGTAGAACCCGCCCCTGAGAATCCTGCCGATCTGACCAAAATATTAGCTGATGCGGGGCTTTACCTGCGGGGTTTGCGCTCCGAGGGGCGCAGTCTTGAAGAAGTGTTCTTGTCGTTGACCGAGGGCCGATCGGGGGATGTGCGCTCATGA